From Montipora foliosa isolate CH-2021 chromosome 6, ASM3666993v2, whole genome shotgun sequence, a single genomic window includes:
- the LOC138007431 gene encoding putative mediator of RNA polymerase II transcription subunit 30, which produces MMNFQLIFLSIIFSHCLEHVSSNNSTMDNATLPEIIKEVKQLNKDDKLTLLNLINDELNATDDEVTDPPQDEVSQPTPTVNNTNTGLSNYFTTRTTTDSLEFNSTFPTTNEQTTSEVPEVFTNSATTTPHPSPFSVTSTTNVRTNSSTSEETVIKTSPWTPETKLDATSTKRVLPTKPTPQLQKGQKTTSQNEISKEKTTSKDHPSPTTRNERQDKSRGDGLLGYKSNFPAIFMIILLLIVVIYFGYHNRNKIQRFIKTGYSSRNHGSSGYVKVKVEDEINLPHDANRHYVY; this is translated from the exons ATGATGAATTTCCAACTTATCTTcttgtcaataattttttcccaTTGTCTTGAGCACGTTTCATCGAATAACTCGACGATGGACAACGCAACATTACCAG aaaTAATAAAAGAAGTGAAGCAGCTTAATAAAGATGACAAATTGACCCTCTTAAATCTCAT CAATGATGAATTAAACGCCACAGACGATGAAGTGACAGACCCACCGCAAGATGAGGTCTCACAGCCAACACCCACTGTGAATAATACAAACACGGGGCTTTCAAACTATTTTACAACAAGAACAACGACTGATAGCCTAGAATTCAATTCAACGTTCCCAACCACAAATGAGCAAACAACTTCCGAAGTACCGGAAGTATTTACGAATTCTGCAACAACAACTCCACATCCCTCCCCCTTCTCTGTAACAAGTACGACAAAtgtgaggacaaactcttccaCCTCAGAAGAAACTGTAATCAAAACTTCTCCATGGACACCTGAGACAAAGTTAGATGCAACATCAACTAAAAGAGTCTTACCAACGAAGCCAACACCCCAATTGCAAAAGGGACAAAAGACAACATCGCAAAATgaaataagcaaagaaaaaacaacttCTAAAG ATCACCCAAGTCCAACCACAAGAAATGAAAGACAGGACAAAAG TCGAGGAGATGGATTGTTGGGATACAAAAGTAATTTTCCAGCGATTTTTATGATAATTCTGTTGTTAATCGTGGTGATTTACTTTGGTTATCATAACAGAAACAAG ATCCAGAGATTTATCAAGACAGGCTACTCTAGCCGAAATCATGGCAGTTCAGGTTACGTCAAAGTCAAAGTCGAAGACGAAATCAATCTACCCCACGATGCCAACAGACATTACGTCTATTAA
- the LOC138007432 gene encoding translocator protein-like codes for MQKTWIVIGGSVLLPNVGGFLGGYITRSQIKDWYEGLKKPSWRPPNWLFGPMWTTLYSSMGYASYLVWRDGGGFDGDAKLALTLYGTNLALNWLWTPIFFGSHKLGLAFGEICVLWINIAGCVYTFYPINRVAAGLLLPYLGWVTLATALTYNIWQMNKPAIKGE; via the exons ATGCAAAAAACGTGGATTGTCATTGGTGGTTCAGTCCTACTACCAAATGTAGGAGGATTCCTTGGAGGATATATCACTAGATCTCAGATTAAAGATTGGTATGAAG GTTTAAAGAAACCCTCTTGGCGACCTCCAAACTGGCTTTTCGGTCCAATGTGGACGACGTTGTATTCCAGCATGGGTTATGCATCCTATCTTGTCTGGCGAGATGGGGGTGGATTTGATGGTGATGCAAAGTTAGCTCTTACCTTGTATGGAACAAACCTGGCATTAAACTGGCTTTGGACCCCTATTTTCTTTGGTTCTCATAAGCTTGGACTG GCGTTTGGTGAGATCTGCGTCCTGTGGATAAATATTGCCGGCTGTGTTTACACATTTTATCCAATCAACAGAGTTGCAGCAGGTTTGCTCTTGCCCTACCTTGGTTGGGTGACCCTTGCTACGGCACTAACCTACAACATTTGGCAGATGAACAAACCTGCTATCAAAGGTGAATGA